One Deinococcus reticulitermitis DNA segment encodes these proteins:
- a CDS encoding ABC transporter substrate-binding protein, with product MSIPTPFRFATALLTAALGLSLSPALAASPADTLVIMESGDIPTLDPGATYDGASASMVANLYETLLSYRGASLTQFQPVLATKWTISNGGRTYTFDLRKNVKFHSGDPFACADAEYTYRRNLVTNSGDSGNWFLTDALLGTTGNANDDKTVTWARITNAVKCNGAGQLVFTLPKVDPAFLSKLAYTGQAIVNKKYSAGLGEWDGGEGSWKAWVGKDLTESALSKKPNGTGPYRLVQRDANNYLFTAFDGYWGKKANIKNVIRQRVDELATRQQALLRGDADFIEGAGRTVDEAQLRGKPGVTWVDNLPYANAPAFFINQNIKNPKLLGSGKLDGKGIPANFFADADVRRAFSHAFNYGQYVRDVQGGKAEQRTMLIPENMLGYSSKIKKYTYDPKKAEAYFKRAWGGRVWQNGFTLTINYRAGTESSKTASEMLKKSVEAINPKFRVNIQAEQWSDMLQATRRGEEAMWIRAWVPDYADPDNYLYAFYASDGFYNGQVNFKDSLTDKWLTQARSTNNAAQRARLYALVGERAYEQANYILLPVPIDYTFYSSRVGNGPTRASYNPFGTATWATLTKR from the coding sequence ATGTCCATTCCGACCCCGTTCCGTTTCGCCACCGCCCTGTTGACCGCCGCGCTCGGGCTCTCGCTCAGCCCCGCGCTCGCCGCCTCGCCCGCCGACACGCTGGTGATCATGGAATCGGGCGACATCCCGACCCTTGATCCCGGTGCCACCTACGACGGCGCCTCGGCGAGCATGGTCGCCAACCTGTACGAGACGCTGCTGAGCTACCGGGGCGCGAGCCTGACCCAGTTCCAGCCGGTGCTCGCGACCAAATGGACGATCAGCAACGGCGGCCGCACTTACACCTTCGACCTGCGGAAAAACGTCAAGTTCCACAGCGGCGACCCCTTCGCCTGCGCCGACGCCGAGTACACCTACCGGCGCAACCTCGTCACCAACAGCGGTGACAGCGGCAACTGGTTTCTCACCGACGCGCTCCTCGGCACGACCGGCAACGCCAACGACGACAAGACGGTGACCTGGGCGCGCATCACCAATGCCGTGAAGTGTAACGGCGCCGGGCAGCTCGTGTTCACGCTGCCGAAGGTGGACCCGGCGTTCCTCTCCAAGCTCGCCTACACCGGGCAGGCCATCGTGAACAAGAAGTACAGCGCGGGCCTCGGCGAGTGGGACGGGGGCGAAGGAAGCTGGAAAGCCTGGGTCGGCAAGGACCTGACCGAGAGCGCCCTGAGCAAGAAGCCTAACGGCACCGGCCCCTACCGGCTGGTGCAGCGCGACGCCAACAATTACCTGTTCACCGCCTTCGACGGCTACTGGGGCAAGAAGGCGAACATCAAGAACGTGATCCGGCAGCGCGTGGACGAGCTCGCCACCCGGCAGCAGGCGCTGCTGCGCGGCGACGCCGACTTCATCGAGGGCGCCGGGAGAACCGTGGACGAGGCGCAGCTGCGCGGCAAGCCCGGCGTGACCTGGGTGGACAACCTGCCCTACGCCAACGCGCCGGCCTTTTTCATCAACCAGAACATCAAGAACCCCAAGCTGCTCGGCAGCGGCAAGCTCGACGGCAAGGGCATTCCGGCCAACTTCTTCGCCGACGCCGACGTGCGCCGGGCCTTCAGCCACGCCTTCAATTACGGTCAGTACGTCCGCGACGTGCAGGGCGGCAAGGCCGAGCAGCGCACCATGCTGATTCCCGAGAACATGCTCGGCTACAGCAGCAAGATCAAGAAATACACCTACGACCCCAAAAAGGCCGAGGCCTATTTCAAGCGGGCGTGGGGAGGCCGGGTCTGGCAAAACGGCTTTACCCTTACCATCAACTACCGCGCCGGCACCGAGAGCTCGAAGACCGCTTCCGAAATGCTGAAAAAGAGCGTCGAGGCGATCAACCCCAAGTTCCGCGTCAACATCCAGGCCGAGCAGTGGAGCGACATGCTCCAGGCCACCCGGCGCGGCGAGGAGGCGATGTGGATTCGCGCGTGGGTGCCCGACTACGCCGATCCCGACAACTACCTCTACGCCTTTTACGCGAGCGACGGCTTCTACAACGGCCAGGTCAACTTCAAGGACAGCTTGACCGACAAGTGGCTGACCCAGGCCCGCAGCACCAACAACGCCGCGCAGCGTGCCCGGCTCTATGCCCTCGTCGGGGAGCGTGCCTACGAGCAGGCCAACTACATCCTGCTGCCGGTGCCGATCGACTACACCTTCTACTCCAGCCGCGTCGGCAACGGCCCGACCCGCGCCAGCTACAACCCCTTCGGGACCGCCACCTGGGCCACGCTGACCAAGCGGTGA
- a CDS encoding ABC transporter permease: MLHFVLRRLAQVPLLIFVLSVLVIGLTQLLSPEDRALPYVTNERQGERIEQIIKERGLDASFPEQYARWFGAAIRGDFGYSRVSNMSVVDTIRERLPNTVELTIFAALPIIGLSVWLGTLSALHKDRLLDQVIRVLVVFGYSLPTFVLGIVLLAIFYGYLGWLPGSGQVEITNYLALSSMQRYTGLKSLDAALNGRWDVAWDVIRHLILPAATLTIVLSAGIMKSMRNNMLEVLGSDYVRTARAKGLPARVVNSKHARRNALLPIITLSGFLIIGLLSGSLITETIFSYPGIGSWFIESARRFDLAAVMGFTLLSAVLVVVMSTVVDLLYGLVDPRVRFE, encoded by the coding sequence ATGCTCCATTTCGTCCTTCGTCGCCTGGCGCAAGTGCCGCTGCTGATCTTCGTGCTCTCGGTCCTCGTGATCGGGCTCACCCAGCTCCTGAGCCCCGAGGACCGCGCGCTGCCCTACGTCACCAACGAGCGCCAGGGCGAGCGCATCGAACAGATCATCAAAGAGCGCGGCTTAGATGCCTCTTTCCCCGAGCAGTACGCCCGGTGGTTCGGCGCGGCCATTCGCGGAGATTTCGGCTACTCCAGGGTCAGCAACATGAGCGTCGTGGACACCATCCGCGAGCGGTTGCCGAACACGGTTGAACTCACGATTTTCGCGGCGCTGCCGATCATCGGGCTCTCGGTGTGGCTCGGCACGCTGAGCGCCTTACACAAGGACCGGCTGCTCGATCAAGTGATCCGGGTCCTGGTGGTGTTCGGCTACAGCCTGCCCACCTTCGTGCTCGGGATCGTGCTGCTCGCCATCTTCTACGGCTACCTCGGCTGGCTGCCGGGTTCGGGGCAGGTGGAGATCACGAACTACCTCGCCCTGAGTTCCATGCAGCGCTACACCGGCCTCAAGTCGCTGGACGCGGCGCTGAATGGCCGCTGGGACGTGGCCTGGGACGTGATCCGGCACCTGATCCTGCCGGCGGCCACCCTGACCATCGTGCTGAGCGCCGGAATCATGAAGTCGATGCGCAACAACATGCTCGAGGTGCTGGGCAGCGACTACGTGCGCACCGCCCGCGCCAAGGGGCTGCCGGCGCGCGTGGTGAACAGCAAGCACGCCCGGCGCAACGCCCTGCTGCCGATCATCACCTTGAGCGGCTTCCTGATCATCGGGCTGCTGAGCGGCTCGCTGATCACCGAGACGATCTTTTCCTACCCCGGCATCGGCTCGTGGTTCATCGAGTCGGCGCGGCGCTTCGACCTCGCCGCCGTGATGGGCTTCACGCTGCTCTCGGCGGTGCTCGTCGTGGTGATGAGCACGGTGGTGGACCTCCTGTACGGCCTCGTGGACCCGCGCGTGAGGTTCGAGTGA
- a CDS encoding ABC transporter permease: MTASPLPSSSPLRPGRRERWGAWWHSPGLRKLRRNPLALSGLAIMVLFGLLALFAPLIARPSGDCLRDLGMTRQEQVYNPLARPFWQAIFAPPASCYAMERPNFSGEPSPPNSVPGTFAPFGLVGGYNIYYGLIWGTRTALKMSFIIVAITVGLGVLIGAVSGYYGGWVDNLIQRLIDVIFAMPGLVLTIVLLTLLKRKFPGLDPTWPIIVASCIAGWAGYARVIRGDILKTRQLDFVDAARALGARDGRIMLRHVVPNSLTTIFTLAVLDLATVPLGIAGLSFLGLGFEPGYSEWGQLVNLARQWLKPEWWYVLAFPAVFIVLFSLAFNLFGDGLRDALDPKTR, translated from the coding sequence GTGACCGCCTCTCCGTTGCCGTCCTCCTCGCCGCTGAGGCCAGGCCGCCGCGAGCGCTGGGGGGCGTGGTGGCACAGCCCCGGCCTGCGCAAGCTGCGCCGCAATCCCCTCGCGCTGAGCGGGCTGGCGATCATGGTGCTGTTCGGGCTGCTGGCACTCTTCGCCCCCCTGATCGCGCGACCCTCGGGCGACTGCCTGCGCGACCTCGGCATGACGCGGCAAGAGCAGGTCTACAATCCGCTCGCGCGGCCCTTCTGGCAGGCGATCTTCGCGCCGCCGGCGAGCTGCTACGCGATGGAGCGGCCCAACTTCAGCGGGGAGCCGTCGCCGCCCAACTCGGTGCCGGGGACGTTCGCGCCGTTCGGGCTGGTGGGCGGCTACAACATCTACTACGGCCTGATCTGGGGCACCCGCACCGCGCTGAAGATGTCGTTCATTATCGTGGCGATCACGGTGGGGCTCGGCGTGCTGATCGGCGCGGTCAGCGGCTACTACGGCGGCTGGGTGGACAACCTGATCCAGCGCCTCATCGACGTGATCTTCGCGATGCCGGGGCTGGTCCTCACCATCGTGCTGCTCACGCTGCTCAAGCGCAAATTTCCGGGCCTCGACCCCACCTGGCCGATCATCGTCGCGTCGTGTATCGCCGGCTGGGCCGGGTACGCCCGCGTGATCCGGGGCGACATCCTCAAGACGCGGCAGCTCGACTTCGTGGACGCGGCGCGCGCCCTCGGGGCCAGAGACGGGCGGATCATGCTGCGCCACGTCGTGCCCAACTCGCTCACCACCATCTTCACGCTCGCGGTCCTCGACCTCGCCACCGTGCCGCTCGGCATCGCGGGGCTGTCGTTCCTGGGCCTCGGCTTCGAGCCGGGCTACAGCGAGTGGGGCCAACTCGTGAACCTCGCGCGGCAGTGGCTCAAGCCCGAGTGGTGGTACGTGCTCGCCTTCCCCGCCGTGTTCATCGTGCTGTTCAGCCTCGCTTTCAATTTGTTTGGAGACGGGCTGAGAGACGCGCTGGACCCGAAGACGCGCTGA
- a CDS encoding SET domain-containing protein-lysine N-methyltransferase: MSRRSEHLTLWVDRRLVLRPSPIHGVGTFALEPISAGEALISMMGGLIYTDADRAAGKVELASALYNEELLPDGERIATPKSFHYYLNHSGAPNAVETSTFATTTHYVALRDIGAGEEITVDYGPEGANLGTSA; encoded by the coding sequence ATGTCACGCCGATCTGAGCACTTGACCCTGTGGGTAGACCGCCGCCTCGTGCTGCGTCCCAGTCCGATTCACGGCGTCGGCACCTTTGCGCTGGAGCCGATCTCAGCGGGGGAAGCCCTGATCAGCATGATGGGCGGCCTGATCTACACCGATGCAGACCGGGCCGCCGGAAAAGTCGAGTTGGCTTCCGCCCTCTACAACGAGGAACTTCTGCCGGATGGCGAGCGCATCGCCACCCCCAAATCGTTTCACTACTACCTCAATCACTCTGGCGCTCCCAACGCGGTTGAGACCTCGACCTTTGCCACGACCACGCATTACGTGGCCCTGCGCGACATCGGAGCCGGCGAGGAGATCACCGTCGACTATGGACCGGAGGGGGCCAATCTGGGGACAAGCGCCTGA
- the mqnE gene encoding aminofutalosine synthase MqnE → MKWIRDPALVPIAAKVEAGERLSFEEGMALFHTRDLSALMRLADLQKTRLHGDKVYFVHSMRLEFTNVCYVGCTFCAFAARKGEERAWDYDPDEVVAQVGRRYLPGITELHMSSGHHPNHPWDFYPTMVRRLRAAYPDLQVKAFTAAEIEHLSKISKKPTLEVLRELQAAGLAAMPGGGAEIFADRVRKQVAKNKVKAEKWLQIHREAHSLGMRTNATMLYGHIETLEERLDHMDRLRDLQTETGGFHAFIPLAFQPLGNTLAQNLGKTEYTTGLDDLRNLAVARIYLDNFPHIKGYWVMIGSELTQVSLDWGVSDIDGTIQEEHIAHAAGATSPMALSQAGMVKMIQAAGRIPVLRDAYYNELQVFGRSSTEAAD, encoded by the coding sequence ATGAAGTGGATTCGTGACCCGGCCCTCGTCCCTATCGCCGCGAAAGTGGAAGCGGGCGAGCGGCTGAGTTTTGAAGAGGGCATGGCGCTGTTCCACACCCGCGACCTCAGCGCCCTGATGCGCCTCGCCGACCTGCAAAAGACGCGGCTGCACGGCGACAAGGTTTATTTCGTGCACTCGATGCGGCTGGAGTTCACCAACGTCTGCTATGTGGGCTGCACCTTCTGCGCCTTCGCCGCGCGCAAGGGCGAGGAGCGGGCCTGGGACTACGACCCGGACGAGGTGGTAGCGCAGGTAGGCCGGCGCTACCTGCCCGGCATCACCGAGCTGCACATGAGCAGCGGGCACCATCCCAACCACCCCTGGGACTTCTACCCCACGATGGTGCGCCGGCTGCGCGCGGCCTACCCCGACCTCCAGGTCAAGGCCTTCACCGCCGCCGAGATCGAGCACCTGAGCAAGATCAGCAAGAAGCCCACCCTGGAAGTCCTGCGCGAGCTTCAGGCGGCGGGCCTCGCGGCGATGCCGGGGGGCGGCGCCGAGATCTTCGCCGACCGGGTCCGCAAGCAGGTCGCCAAGAACAAGGTGAAGGCCGAGAAATGGCTCCAGATCCACCGCGAGGCCCACTCGCTCGGCATGCGGACCAATGCGACGATGCTCTACGGCCACATCGAGACGCTGGAGGAAAGGCTCGACCACATGGACCGACTGCGCGACCTTCAGACCGAGACGGGCGGTTTTCACGCCTTCATCCCGCTCGCCTTCCAGCCGCTCGGCAACACGCTGGCGCAGAACCTCGGCAAGACCGAGTACACGACGGGCCTCGATGACCTGCGCAACCTCGCGGTGGCGCGCATCTACCTCGACAATTTCCCGCACATCAAGGGCTACTGGGTGATGATCGGGTCCGAACTCACGCAGGTCAGCCTCGACTGGGGCGTGTCGGACATCGACGGCACCATCCAGGAGGAGCACATCGCCCACGCGGCGGGCGCGACCTCCCCGATGGCGCTGAGTCAGGCCGGCATGGTGAAGATGATCCAGGCGGCGGGGCGGATACCGGTGCTGCGCGACGCCTACTACAACGAGCTCCAGGTGTTCGGACGCTCCAGCACGGAAGCGGCGGACTGA
- a CDS encoding uridine kinase family protein, translating to MIAVEGHGGSGKSTLARKLAEHLDAVIITGDDFYRVMPEEERAALNPEQGYRLYFDDERMRDEALLPLKAGKPARYRQYNWEHGGGLGAVVELPACPFVIVERTYVTRPELRSLYDFIVYVKTPPAERQARLAARTWDDPVWTARWEAAELWFHMQENPEEYADAVVSGASL from the coding sequence ATGATCGCTGTCGAGGGACACGGGGGGAGCGGAAAAAGCACGCTGGCGCGGAAACTGGCGGAGCACCTGGACGCCGTGATCATCACAGGGGACGATTTCTACCGCGTCATGCCTGAAGAGGAGCGGGCCGCCCTCAACCCGGAGCAGGGCTACCGGCTCTATTTCGATGACGAGCGGATGCGGGACGAGGCCCTCTTACCGCTGAAAGCAGGAAAGCCCGCCCGGTATCGACAGTACAACTGGGAACACGGCGGGGGCCTGGGGGCTGTGGTGGAGCTGCCCGCCTGCCCCTTCGTGATCGTGGAGCGGACGTATGTGACCCGCCCGGAATTGCGCTCACTTTACGATTTCATCGTATACGTCAAAACGCCTCCGGCAGAGCGTCAGGCACGCTTGGCCGCCCGCACCTGGGACGATCCCGTCTGGACGGCCCGCTGGGAAGCAGCGGAGCTCTGGTTCCACATGCAAGAAAATCCAGAAGAGTACGCCGATGCGGTGGTTTCAGGAGCATCACTGTGA
- a CDS encoding menaquinone biosynthetic enzyme MqnA/MqnD family protein, with amino-acid sequence MTYRAGWIHYTNVAPILDALTLPPGVTAITGVPTQMNAALLTGEVDIANISAVEFIRHADTLEALPDFSVAVLGPVYSVNLFHRGPVEGLGRIALTAQSAMSVALLEVLLRERGLSPTLERAEGEAETLLAQGFDGVLRIGDSALKEWYGVVGPFTEQTIVPEIPQTGRGITVTDLAEEWFYLTGRPFVFAVWAYRKDNPPPPALLSEMRRARRHGLGSLGEVARQHAHKLGLPADVVQHYLWNFRYHLEEADRLGLSEFAARAVPGHAPLQFGLHPSEDVLRAGS; translated from the coding sequence GTGACCTACCGCGCCGGCTGGATTCATTACACCAATGTCGCCCCGATTCTCGATGCCCTGACGCTGCCGCCCGGGGTGACGGCGATCACGGGCGTGCCGACCCAGATGAACGCGGCGCTGCTCACGGGCGAGGTGGACATCGCCAACATCAGCGCGGTGGAATTTATCCGGCACGCCGACACCCTGGAGGCGCTGCCCGACTTCAGCGTGGCGGTGCTCGGGCCGGTGTACTCGGTCAACCTCTTTCACCGGGGGCCGGTGGAGGGGCTGGGGCGCATTGCCCTGACCGCGCAGTCGGCGATGAGCGTGGCGCTGCTCGAAGTGCTGCTGCGTGAGCGCGGCCTCTCCCCCACTCTGGAGCGGGCCGAGGGGGAGGCCGAAACGCTGCTCGCACAGGGCTTCGACGGCGTGCTGCGGATCGGGGACAGCGCCCTGAAAGAGTGGTACGGCGTCGTGGGGCCGTTTACCGAACAGACCATCGTGCCGGAGATTCCCCAGACCGGACGCGGCATCACGGTCACCGACCTCGCGGAGGAGTGGTTCTACCTCACCGGGCGCCCTTTCGTGTTCGCGGTGTGGGCCTACCGCAAAGACAACCCGCCGCCCCCCGCGCTGCTGAGTGAGATGCGCCGGGCGCGGCGGCACGGCCTCGGGAGTCTGGGTGAGGTGGCGCGGCAGCACGCGCACAAGCTCGGCCTGCCGGCGGACGTGGTGCAGCACTACCTCTGGAACTTCCGCTATCACCTCGAAGAAGCCGACCGCCTCGGCCTGAGCGAGTTCGCCGCCAGGGCCGTGCCGGGGCACGCGCCGCTGCAGTTCGGCCTTCACCCCAGCGAGGACGTGTTGCGGGCAGGCAGCTGA
- a CDS encoding NupC/NupG family nucleoside CNT transporter yields the protein MTDILWGLGGMAVLLGLGLLLSPDRRRVNWRTVLGALALQIAFALIVLRWPLGRRALDAVSGGVQAIIGNAQEGINFVFGNLTNGALEGAGFIFAFGVLPVIVFFSALIAVLYHIGVMQAVVRVLGGGLSKLLGTSRGESLSATANIFVGQTEAPLVVRPYIERMTRSELFAVMVGGLASVAGSVLVGYSLLGIRLDYLIAASFMAAPAGLLMAKLMLPEQEAPQDYKGEVPEDPEGRPVNAIDAAARGASAGLGLALNVGAMLIAFIGLIALLNTLLGALGGVLGFPDLTVQLLLGSLFAPLAFVMGVPWSEAVTAGSFIGQKLVTNEFVAFVEFADALKEGGFSPKVEAIITFALCGFANLSSLAILLGGLGSIAPSRRGDIAQLGLRAVAAGMLANLLSGTLAGMLIG from the coding sequence ATGACCGACATTCTGTGGGGGCTGGGGGGGATGGCCGTACTGCTGGGGCTGGGGCTGCTGCTGAGCCCCGACCGCCGCCGGGTCAACTGGCGCACCGTGCTGGGGGCGCTGGCCCTCCAGATCGCCTTTGCGCTGATCGTGCTGCGCTGGCCGCTGGGACGCCGGGCGCTCGACGCGGTGTCGGGGGGTGTGCAGGCGATCATCGGCAACGCGCAGGAAGGCATCAACTTTGTCTTCGGCAACCTGACGAATGGGGCGCTGGAGGGAGCGGGGTTCATCTTCGCCTTCGGGGTGCTGCCGGTGATCGTGTTTTTTAGTGCGCTGATCGCGGTGCTCTACCACATCGGGGTGATGCAGGCGGTCGTGCGGGTGCTGGGCGGGGGCCTCAGCAAGCTGCTGGGCACCAGCCGCGGCGAGAGCCTGTCGGCCACCGCCAACATCTTCGTGGGGCAGACCGAGGCGCCGCTGGTCGTGCGGCCCTACATCGAGCGCATGACCCGTTCGGAGCTGTTCGCGGTGATGGTGGGCGGCCTCGCCAGCGTGGCGGGCAGCGTGCTGGTGGGCTACTCGCTGCTGGGCATCCGGCTCGACTACCTGATCGCCGCTTCCTTTATGGCGGCCCCCGCTGGCCTGCTGATGGCGAAACTGATGCTGCCGGAGCAGGAGGCCCCCCAGGACTACAAGGGCGAGGTGCCCGAGGACCCCGAGGGCCGTCCGGTCAACGCCATCGACGCGGCGGCACGGGGGGCTTCGGCGGGGCTGGGGCTGGCGCTGAACGTGGGCGCGATGCTGATCGCCTTTATCGGGTTGATCGCGCTGCTCAATACCCTGTTGGGAGCGCTGGGCGGCGTGTTGGGCTTTCCCGACCTGACCGTGCAACTGCTGCTGGGTTCGCTGTTCGCGCCCCTCGCCTTCGTGATGGGCGTGCCCTGGAGCGAGGCGGTCACGGCAGGCAGTTTTATCGGCCAGAAACTCGTGACCAACGAGTTCGTGGCCTTTGTTGAATTCGCCGACGCCCTGAAAGAGGGAGGCTTCTCGCCCAAGGTGGAGGCCATCATCACCTTTGCCCTGTGCGGCTTTGCCAACCTCTCAAGCCTCGCCATTCTGCTGGGCGGCCTGGGCAGCATCGCGCCCTCGCGCCGGGGCGACATCGCCCAGCTCGGGCTGCGGGCAGTCGCAGCGGGCATGCTGGCGAACCTGTTGAGCGGGACGCTGGCGGGGATGCTGATCGGGTGA
- the lysS gene encoding lysine--tRNA ligase: protein MSPDRPPRPTGLHEQTVARLNNLDAQIEAGFEPHPYSYPRTHHARDVLAAHPDAEPGQEWPEETYALAGRVTLMRHMGKAAFADLTDEFGKIQLHFSKQDTERFDATKKIDLGDLVGVRGFPFVTKTGQLTLRVTAWQPLVKSLHPLPSKFHGLQDEELRARRRYLDLMVTEGAREKFQARSRMLRYIRQELDARGFMEVEGPTLQVTAGGAEAKPFMTHHNALAHDFKLRISLELYLKRLLVGGFEKVYEIGRVYRNEGIDRTHNPEFTMLELYWAYVDYEAIAGLVEELLSGLAREVHGSYQFEYQGKMLDFSPPFARVDYLGALREHVPGLDFDPLDLEKLRAFADERYPQWKSVPSYKLLDKLFGEHVEPRLVNPTFVMDHPAVISPLAKRHRSRAEAVTERFEVFCSGFELANAFSELNDPFDQRERFEAQSARQAAGDDEAHPQDEDFLLALEYGMPPAGGLGIGIDRLAMLLTDSDSIRDVLLFPLLRPEGSGPEEKTAEKVEDSEG from the coding sequence ATGTCGCCTGACCGCCCCCCGCGCCCCACCGGGCTCCACGAGCAGACCGTGGCCCGGCTGAACAACCTCGACGCCCAGATCGAGGCAGGCTTCGAGCCGCATCCGTATTCCTACCCGCGCACCCACCACGCCCGCGACGTGCTCGCGGCTCATCCAGATGCCGAACCCGGGCAGGAGTGGCCGGAGGAAACCTACGCTCTGGCGGGCCGCGTCACCCTGATGCGCCACATGGGCAAGGCGGCCTTTGCCGACCTGACCGACGAATTCGGCAAGATCCAGCTTCATTTTTCCAAGCAGGACACCGAGCGCTTCGACGCGACCAAGAAGATCGACCTCGGCGACCTCGTGGGGGTGCGGGGCTTTCCCTTCGTGACGAAGACCGGGCAGCTCACCCTGCGCGTGACCGCGTGGCAGCCGCTCGTCAAGAGCCTGCACCCGCTGCCGAGCAAGTTCCACGGTCTGCAAGACGAGGAGTTGCGCGCCCGGCGCCGCTACCTCGACCTGATGGTGACCGAGGGCGCCCGCGAGAAGTTCCAGGCCCGCAGCCGGATGCTGAGATACATCCGCCAAGAACTCGACGCGCGCGGCTTCATGGAAGTCGAGGGGCCGACGCTGCAAGTCACGGCGGGCGGCGCCGAGGCCAAACCCTTCATGACGCACCACAACGCGCTCGCGCACGACTTCAAGCTCCGGATCAGCCTGGAGCTGTACCTCAAGCGCCTCCTCGTCGGCGGCTTCGAGAAGGTCTACGAGATCGGGCGCGTCTACCGCAACGAGGGCATCGACCGCACCCACAACCCCGAGTTCACGATGCTCGAACTGTACTGGGCCTATGTGGATTACGAGGCGATTGCCGGCCTCGTCGAGGAGCTGCTCAGCGGGCTGGCGCGGGAGGTGCACGGCTCGTACCAGTTTGAATATCAAGGAAAAATGCTCGACTTCTCGCCGCCTTTCGCCCGTGTGGATTACCTCGGAGCGCTGCGCGAGCATGTGCCGGGGCTCGACTTCGATCCGCTCGATCTGGAGAAGCTGCGCGCCTTCGCCGACGAACGCTACCCGCAGTGGAAGAGCGTGCCGAGCTACAAGCTGCTCGACAAGCTGTTCGGGGAGCACGTCGAGCCGCGGCTCGTCAACCCGACGTTCGTGATGGACCATCCCGCCGTGATCTCGCCGCTCGCCAAGCGGCACCGCAGCCGCGCGGAAGCCGTCACCGAGCGTTTCGAGGTGTTCTGCTCGGGCTTCGAGCTCGCCAACGCCTTTTCCGAACTCAACGACCCCTTCGACCAGCGCGAGCGTTTCGAGGCCCAGAGTGCCCGCCAGGCCGCCGGCGACGACGAGGCGCACCCCCAGGACGAGGATTTCCTGCTTGCGCTCGAGTACGGGATGCCGCCCGCCGGGGGCCTCGGCATCGGCATCGACCGCCTCGCCATGCTGCTGACTGACTCGGACTCGATCCGCGACGTGCTGCTCTTTCCGCTGCTGCGCCCCGAGGGCAGCGGGCCAGAAGAGAAAACAGCGGAAAAAGTGGAGGATTCGGAAGGCTGA
- a CDS encoding PadR family transcriptional regulator, with the protein MPRLPHTSPPTRAVLASLLRTYPAHTYGYDLSRATELKSGTLYPILQRLHEQGYLEAGWEPSPHAGKPPRHIYRLTEEGLRLARERQAEGRSRKLKGALT; encoded by the coding sequence ATGCCCCGCCTTCCCCACACCAGTCCGCCCACCCGCGCGGTGCTCGCTTCGCTTCTGCGGACCTACCCGGCGCACACCTACGGCTATGACCTGAGCCGGGCCACCGAGTTAAAAAGCGGCACCCTCTATCCCATCCTCCAGCGCCTGCACGAGCAGGGCTACCTGGAGGCCGGGTGGGAGCCGTCGCCGCACGCGGGCAAGCCGCCGCGCCACATCTACCGCCTGACCGAAGAAGGGCTGCGGCTCGCGCGGGAGCGGCAGGCGGAGGGACGGTCTCGCAAGCTGAAAGGAGCGCTGACATGA
- a CDS encoding Uma2 family endonuclease, with product MTDVAPKAMSEAEYLRTERESPYKREYVGGFVYPLHAQAGASGVHARISLRIAASLLPSADRKGCRLYQSDMKLYIPGGSSYFYPDVMLVCGHEPHDAYSETAPCLLVEVLSGSTADTDRRHKYAAYTTLPSLQTYLIVSQDVRHVVEYRRTEDGWQMHEHRGSGDIHVACVDHTLTLDEIYRGVLEG from the coding sequence ATGACGGACGTGGCGCCCAAGGCCATGAGCGAGGCCGAATACCTGCGCACCGAGCGCGAGAGCCCCTACAAACGCGAGTACGTGGGCGGCTTCGTCTATCCGCTGCACGCGCAGGCGGGGGCGAGCGGGGTACACGCCCGGATCAGTTTGCGCATCGCCGCCAGCCTTCTGCCCAGCGCTGACCGGAAAGGCTGCCGGCTCTACCAGTCGGACATGAAGCTCTATATCCCCGGCGGCTCCAGCTATTTCTACCCGGATGTGATGCTGGTCTGTGGCCACGAGCCGCACGACGCCTACTCCGAGACGGCGCCCTGCCTGCTGGTAGAGGTGCTGTCCGGCAGCACCGCCGACACCGACCGTCGCCACAAGTACGCGGCTTACACGACCCTGCCCAGCCTCCAGACTTACCTGATCGTGTCGCAAGACGTACGGCACGTCGTGGAATACCGGCGCACGGAGGATGGCTGGCAGATGCACGAGCATCGCGGCTCGGGCGACATTCACGTCGCCTGCGTGGATCACACGCTGACGCTGGACGAGATTTACCGGGGTGTGTTGGAGGGGTAG